In bacterium, the genomic stretch TTTAGGAACGATCCAGCTTACTTAATTCAACCGGAATATGCTGTGTAATATGAGGTTTTCTCAGGTTTTCATACCCAATCTGCCGGGCTGTTCGTGGCGAATAACCGGCCCGTCGTGCAGCTTTAGCCGCTGAATCTCCCCGACTGCAATATTCGATAAACCGCTTCTGTCTCTTGGTTAATCTAACCCTGTACTGACGTTTCTTTTTTGGTTTTACCAGGTCGATAGCTTCAAGCTGTGCTTTCCCCCAGGCATCCAAAGCTGATTTAAACTGGCTCATAGTGCCTTTCTCTAGGAGAACATCATTTATTGCATCGACTGTCT encodes the following:
- a CDS encoding terminase small subunit, translated to MIRVKNELLERYIAQSNTTVEILEILSGQMNDIFRQITAGAPAEKTAVVKDLWIKTVDAINDVLLEKGTMSQFKSALDAWGKAQLEAIDLVKPKKKRQYRVRLTKRQKRFIEYCSRGDSAAKAARRAGYSPRTARQIGYENLRKPHITQHIPVELSKLDRS